The Triticum urartu cultivar G1812 chromosome 5, Tu2.1, whole genome shotgun sequence genome contains the following window.
CCTATCTCGTGCACTAAAAAAATCGGCTCACATGACAACGCACTGACACATTCCTAGTTTCATTATGAAATAAGTTTGATGTGAGTTGTAAAACAAATCATATACTTCTATAGGTACATGTGCTAAAAACACATGAATTTTCTTTGTGTAGCTGGCATGATAATGTATTTCATCATGAAACTTTACAGGCAAGTATTATACATTCATAGGTATGTATGTATTTTTAATAACTTTTAAAACCTAAAAAACaaaattttaatttttttttcaaaattgtgCTCCGTGGAGCTCGGGAGCCAAGCACAATTTTCGCCTTCTAACCCCATACGGTCGGTTTTTTCCCGATGGCACGTGCTTAGGGCGGCCTGCAAAAAAAAACGTGCTTAGGGCGCCTCATGTCTCGCATTAAGCGAAACCTATGGAAGCCTCCTTGTTGAAGCGAGAGCAATATGGGCAGGCCCAGACACGTGGGATGCCACAGCcgtgttttttcttttctttttatatTTTCTGTTTTAGTTTTTGTATTATTATTTTTACTTTACTTTGTATTTTAAaatattctatatatatatatattacaaaaaCACTATAACAAAACATTTGAAAATGTTGaccaagcatttgaaaaatgctAAATGTGTATAAAAATGTTTAATATATATAGAAACAATGTATACAAGAAACAAATGTGTATGAAAATAATTTATCATGTATTTTAAAAaattaatcaagcatttgaaaatgtATTGAATATTATAAAAATGTTAAATCTGAATAGAAAAATTGTTGaccatgtatgaaaaataatgaaTTTTTTTATCATGTATATCAAAAACTAATCAAGCATACGAAAAAAATGTTGAaaagtatttcaaaaatattaaccaagcatttggaaaatgttaaatgtgtataaaaaCATGTTGACCATTTATTAAAAAATGATAAAAaattgatcatgtatataaaaatgttaatcaagcatttggaaAATATTTGAACAAGAATTTTAAAATTGTTAAATGTGCATGGAAAAATGTTGAACATTTATTAAAAATTAATGTTGCATTTGAAAAATATTATTCAAGCATTTGTATAAATTTAAATGTGTACAGAAAAAATATTGACGAAGCATTTGAATTTTTTTAGATGTGTATTGAAACAATGCTGACCATATATTACAAATatgttaatcttgtatttgaaaaatattaattAAGCATTTAAAAATGTTACATTTTGCATAGATAAAATGTTGACCATATATTCAAAAATGTTAAATTTATGTTGAGAAAATGTTAAACTTGTATTAAAAATGTTCTTAACATATACAAAAAATGTAGAATAAAAACAAAaagaaccaaagaagacaaacaAATGAAAACCCTCGGCGCACTTACCCCGGACGATGCTAGGCGGGCTTGTCGTGGTTGCATATGGCCCAATTAGCCAGAACGCTCCAAAAAAACTTGGTAATAGCCTCCCTCCAGACACTTGGCCCACTTAGGCTTGTATAAGGTGTGACAGAAAAAGCTATTATTTGCAAGGATAAAGATGGTAAATATACTGGCCCCTCGGCCTTCGTCTTCGAAGGACTTGTCGACCCAGCGACACTTGAAGCCCAAGCGTGCAAGGAGGCTCTGGCGTTGGCTACTGATCTTCACCTTGACTCGTTGTGCATTGCATCAGACTGCTTAGAAATGGTGGCTAATATTGCATCGGTTGCCCAAGATTACAACCTCGCCAAAGCGGCATCCACTCTTATATTTGCCCGAGATTATTTGTATTCCTATGAACCTTTGCAAATTAATAAAGGATGATGTGACTAAAGAAAAAAGAACATAGGCTTATACAACGCAAGGTGGTTAAAAATAAAGCGGTTTTTTCTTAAGCACCGATGCTTATTTGTAGACAGGAGACGCTTAATTATGCATTCCTGTTACACGAGACAAAAACTCAATTTATTTTATCAGGCAACTCCATAAGCATTTTGCATTGTATAAAGTGTTGACTGTTAATCACAGGATGAGGAAGCCATCACACGGACAGAATGTCTCCAAAAAAAATTGGACGGACAGGAAAATTAGGACGCTAAATCAGGCGGCTAGAAAGTTTGATGGCGTGAGAGGGCTGGGAAGATGCTCAATTTGACCGTCCTTAACAACTTACGCTTGGAAATTGATCAAGTGTGAGAAATCCTCCTAAAGAAAAGAGCACCTGTTAATGTGCAACATGACAGAAATGCCCCTTCCACTAACAAACGGCCTAGAATCCAATCTGGACATTCTGACAAACGGCCTAGAATTCAATCTGGACTTGATGGAGAAACTACTGTTCAAAACCTGCTTGGGAAACTACTGATGAGAACTCTGTGGCAGCATGTGGGCATGTTGGAAAAACCTTTAACCCTATCAAACACCAGATGTAATCTGAACTTGCTGACAAACGGCCTAGAATTCAACCTTTAGAAGTGGAGGAGCAATCTGAGAATTTGGGCAGATGTAATCCATCCTCAGATTAGTATTAAATCCCTCAGTTCGCGCCACCTAAATTTACACAAATTGCACAGAAAAACAGCGTTAGCAAATCTGCATCGAACACCAGATATTCCAAACGTGCATGTGCTGCGCTTTGTACCACTTGCTGTGCACTTAGATGTCAAACCCTGGTGTTTTGTGCAATGTAACATAAAATAGAACAAATAAAACTTTTAATCTGTTCAAACCATAAGCATATCTGTAAGGGCGAGAAAACCCTGTCACCACAAAGAAGTCGTGATTCTGTTTCTGTTGTCGATAACAAGCCTGCGTTGTTCTGAAGAAAAATTCGAATAATTGACAGAAAATCTCGACAAAGATCAAGTAGATGTTCTAGAGACGAAGCAATATCTACATGGAATCCATTACAGGTATTTGCAAGCTGCTTCATGGCATGAACCCTCCTGTACCTTGTGATGCCAGCGCATTTTGGCACCTTGCTCAGAGCTTCTATGAAGTTCTCCACTGCAACTCGATTTGAATCTGCCCATTTTTCGAGTCAATGAGATGGAACTTCTCGTTAATCCGCTTGTTGCTGATAACGTCTGCCAGGGCTATATCAATGTAGCCCAAGGCTTCCTGTACCAACATAACATAGTAAGCATCAAAAGCTTGAACAATTTCAGACAATCCATGCATTGTATCAAGACATGTCATAAAGAGTTAATCAAGCCCTCAAGATCAAAAGAAACTGAACTGCAATTTTGAGGCTCTCCATTATGAATATTTCTCCTAATCAAGTTGTGGAGCAACCAAAATGCTTGTAGTGAATTACCACACCAATTAAGGGCCAAAAATTTCTCATACAGTATCGTACCTTCCCATGCAATATTCCTTTTTTTCCAGCTTTACTTAGGACTTCAACATGCAACTTATCATTTGTAGGTGGTTCCTCACAAACAAACTCAAATTCATCCTCCCATCGTGGATCCCTGTTCTTCTTGATCACCTAGTACAGAGGAGGGAAATTCAAGTGCCATAATGCATGAGAACACATCATAACCTTTCTAAATAGCTATGTGTAAGCGTCTAATACATATACTATAGTTACAAATACCTTTGTTTTCTTCTCTTCTCCTTTAAAGATTATCTTTGCGTATGGGTTtgtgtgatgcttcccttcaagatCTTGAGCTTCGTGAACAACAACAAAAAGCAGCCCACCACCAGCTGGAGTGTTGTCTGGAGCTTTCTGCACTTCATCAACACCATCCACGCTTTCTTTCTCCATATCTTCTTCCTTGAAAGGCTTATATGTCGCCTCCAAAATAATCTGACCACGAGACTTCTCATTTTGTATATCATTTGGATCCATGGTCTTCAGTAAGTTAAGAGTCAGCACTTTAGTCTCCTCTGGGGGAAGTTCTTTCAACAGAATCCTGTTCATGCCCATCTTTTCATGTTTACCAACCTAAAAATATCAATGAAATAGCTTAGCTGCATATTATTTGGTAACGAATACGAAAAGGAACTACTTCAGACTTCATGAACAAAGGAAGCCATGCCTGTTCCCAGTCAAAGACATTAATTTCCAGCGACTGGTTTTCTGGATCTGTCACGACAAATTTGAATTCTTCATTCCACTCAGGATTGAGATTGCTGCGTTTTACTGATGTTTTCTTGGATGGAAGCTTGTCATCTGTCATCTTAAGTTTCGCATATGGATCTGATTTACCCAGCAGATCCTTCTTTTTCAGATTTTGAGCTCTTACAACCTTCAGAAGTAGAATTCCAACAGGCTTCTTTGATGCTCTGTCAATATGCAGAAGACATTAGCAACATATATTTTAAAAGCAGTACACAAGCAACCACAGAGTGATCAAAACTATACTTTGAGGCATCCATTATAGGGACTTCTAGTGTCTTTGGCCACAGATACATGTTCGCAACTTGCTTCTTGATGGTGTCCTGCAAATGCACAAAACAGATTAGTTGAATAACGAAATATTTTTATTGATAGGGTGAAGCTAGACACCACATCTCAGGTTTGAGAGATGCAGCATGACTGCAGTGAGCAAAAACAACAAATATACACTATTGACATCACACTACCAAGGCAGAAAAACAAGATTTAGGTACACGACAACGTGGTGTCATGTTGCATGAGCATCATATAGACTACTACAAGCAACAGTGGCATACATACAACAAATTTGATGTCAACGTTACAGAGATAGAGATGAAGTAATTCATTTTAGAATAAACACCTAAATCAAGTATATGACAAGAATGAAGAAGGTTAAACATGAGAAGATTCAGAACAGTAGTCGGGAATACCTGAACGAATTTGTAAAGAACAGGAATAGCCATTAAATCTGCTCCGAATAGTTTGAGCCCAAAATCAACATGTGGCTGCAAAACAAATTGTAACTAGTAAAAAGCTAAAACAAGTGATCAGCAGGGTAGTAAGAATACAACCAACTAGTTGCCAGACCTTCTCCATGAGAGAGACACTAATATTAGCGAAGCAAGGAAATGTAGGCACCAACGGCTTCAGAGTAATACGAGGTGATGCAAAGACTTGCAGATCCACAATCTGAAAGAACAATACAACAAGAAGTAATTCACTAAGTTAACTTCTACAAACCACAAAACATACTTTTCATAAGAAGACAGGAGTTCATACTTGGACGGTTGCTTTCAACCCGTAGGCCTTTGCAACAACAGTAATATTGGGATTTGCAGCCCACTTTAGAGATGGTTCCATTATCAACTCTTTCTCATCGGTGACATAGACTTTCATTCCTGGGGTAAGGCATCAAATGTAAAACATTTAGCATCACATATGATCAATATAATGTAACACCAGCACTTGTTGTGTTCAGAGCACATCATAATCACAAGTAGAAAATCACAATATCGTTAATTCTACGAAGAAAATCGAAGGGCGACTGCTTTTTTCAAGTGTAATTGCAATGTACTATGGTATACACAACATATAGCAGATTAACTGGAGTGGTAGCAATCTCTACATATTGCATATCTGAAGCTATAGTAGGTTCCCAAATAACTGCTTTATCAAAGGATGGCAGCTTCATTGCACATGACCGTATGAATACAACTGCACTTCAGATACTTTACACGACAATCGCCATATAAAGAGCGTGCATCTGTTCACAAATTCATGCAAAAAAAACCATACTAATATTCTAGTTCAGAAGGAAGTCTGAAACCATTTAAAATATAGCTGCATTATCCATTTGTGTTAAAGGGGAATAAGAACACAAATCTACGAAGCAAACCTTGTTTTTGCCCTAAAGCAGGAGCTGGTGCGAGTAAAAAAAAGGGCCTGGCGCCTTATGCCTAAGAAATACTACTGACCTTGAAAGGTGGGTGGTAAGGTACCCAGAGTAAGTGTTTCGAACTCAACCGAATCTATCTTGTACTTCTCACAGTTCTCAGCAATAATTGGCTTTGCAATATCCTGCGCCATTCTGCAGATAGCCTAAAGGACAAAACCATATAGCACATAAGCTTTAATGCCAATCAGAGATAAACATCTTACACTCAGAGTAATCTACAACATCAAGTACCTTATTAAGATTGGGCCACATCAATTCCAGAAACCTGTTGAGCCAATCAATCTAACAACAAACAGCAAGGAAATGAGGATATAAAGAACTGTGAACTGCTACAATTTAAATACATGAGTTTATTAATCAATTAGTTGCAAGCTTAAAAATTTGGGAAGCATACTCTATCATAGTCGGGATTCTTGACCCACATAGGAATTTCAGGAAGGATTCCATCCAAAGAATTtgagtcatattccacaagtggGCGAACTTCGACATCCTGAAAGGTAATCAGGAAAGAGCGTTACCATCATGTAGTACTGGGTTTGACCAGGAACATTATATATCAGTTATAAACCGAACAAAGAGGTATAATCTTAAGGTGTCCCGGGATCACATCAGTCAAAATAGTTTAGACATTTTTTAGCAAAGCAGTTATTGCTAGCACAACTATGTTCATATACAGCAACAAAAAATGATGATTATACAAAGAAAATGAGGTTCAGTGAAAGAAACTGCCCACCTTGACATTCGTTG
Protein-coding sequences here:
- the LOC125510175 gene encoding synaptotagmin-2-like, which produces MGVVSTVLGLFGFGFGFSSGIAIGYYFFIYFQPTNVKDVEVRPLVEYDSNSLDGILPEIPMWVKNPDYDRIDWLNRFLELMWPNLNKAICRMAQDIAKPIIAENCEKYKIDSVEFETLTLGTLPPTFQGMKVYVTDEKELIMEPSLKWAANPNITVVAKAYGLKATVQIVDLQVFASPRITLKPLVPTFPCFANISVSLMEKPHVDFGLKLFGADLMAIPVLYKFVQDTIKKQVANMYLWPKTLEVPIMDASKASKKPVGILLLKVVRAQNLKKKDLLGKSDPYAKLKMTDDKLPSKKTSVKRSNLNPEWNEEFKFVVTDPENQSLEINVFDWEQVGKHEKMGMNRILLKELPPEETKVLTLNLLKTMDPNDIQNEKSRGQIILEATYKPFKEEDMEKESVDGVDEVQKAPDNTPAGGGLLFVVVHEAQDLEGKHHTNPYAKIIFKGEEKKTKVIKKNRDPRWEDEFEFVCEEPPTNDKLHVEVLSKAGKKGILHGKEALGYIDIALADVISNKRINEKFHLIDSKNGQIQIELQWRTS